The nucleotide window ATATTGTATCCTATTTGGTTGAGGATTCGTCCTGAACAACTTTCTTTTAAAAGAGCATAGTTGCTGTATTTTAAGGAGAGTCGCGATATATTTGGTATTCGTTCCATTTGTAGCTTTCAATACCGATTGCTTGTTTATCTTCAACATCACATTTATACTTTGAATCGCAACCTCTCATGTGAGGTTTTCCCCTTATTGTATCATCCACTATGAGCCGACGAACAGAAATAGGCTCATTGTTGTATAATTAAGTTTTTTCTGCTGGGAGAGTATTTCTAATCTAATCTAATCTAATCTAATCTAATCTAATCTGATCAATGGAATTGCTTGCGTAAGTTTAGTTTAAAAATAATCTATAAACAGAGCTAAGTCAATGTTAAAAAACGTAATTCATTAGGCTCTAACCTACTGTTGCTGTTTAATGCAGTAAAGTTCTCATTTCCTAATCGGTTGCGGGTATTTTAGCCGGATACGGATAAGCTATCGAAAAATTGCCGCCTTTAATCAGCATAGCAATCTTATAAGAATCTATCTTGTCCTTTTTTGTTTTGCCACCGTGGATACTTTTCATGTATAATGCTTATATGAGAATCAAAAAGATTTTGTATTTGTTACAGAACACAGAGATCTATTACCAGCAGAAAACTCGATTAATAGAGAGAATGATATTTTTCAGATACGGTGAGACTATTTCTAAAAGCATTTCGGTGTCTGGATTAATATGATGTGTTGTCAAAACACTTCACATAATCGGAGGGGCTGCAATGATCAGCAAGCTAAACAAAGAAGAATTGGAGCACAGGATTCAGGAGTTGGAGAGACAACTTGCCTGCCTAAAGCAAATGGAGATAGATATAATAATTGAGAGAAACTTCTCTAATAGTGTACTTGATTGTCTTCCCGGGATTTTTTATCTCTATGATGAGGATGGAAACATCATTCGCTGGAACAAGAACCATGAAGATTTAACCGGGTTTTCCGCTGAAGAGATTAAACAAAGAAAAAATTTAGACTGGTTTGATGGCTCGGATAAGGATCTAATTGCAGATAGAGCAAAAGAGTGCTTTGTTAAAGGCAAATCTTATGCACAAGCTGATCTTATAATCAAAAATGGCTCAAAAGTACCATTTTATTTTACCGCTTTTCGCATGACAATCAATGATAAAAATTTTCTGATAGGGATGGGGATAGATATAACTACCCTCAAGCAGACTGAGGAAGAACTGAAAAAAGCACATGCTGAATTGGAGAATAGAGTTGAGGAACGTACACTTGAGTTAATGCAAGCAAATGCACGGTTATCTAAGGAGATAGAAGATCGTAATAAAGCCGAAGAAAAACTGAAAATCCTGCGAGGCCTCCTGCCGATTTGTGCTAACTGTAAAAAAATACGTGACGATAAGGGCTCCTGGAACCAAATTGAAACATACATTAAGAATCACTCTGAGGCCGAATTCACTCACGGCATTTGCCAAGATTGTGCCAAATTGCTATATCCTGATTTTGCAGAATACTAAAATAAAGTGCACTAAATTCCCTTCAGTGTAATAATATATTATTTCAATTATTTATTTTATTATCTCTCCTTTTTGATTCTTTTGCCTGTACTAAAAACAATACAAAACACTCCTGCCCGAATTTGAT belongs to Pseudomonadota bacterium and includes:
- a CDS encoding PAS domain S-box protein, translated to MISKLNKEELEHRIQELERQLACLKQMEIDIIIERNFSNSVLDCLPGIFYLYDEDGNIIRWNKNHEDLTGFSAEEIKQRKNLDWFDGSDKDLIADRAKECFVKGKSYAQADLIIKNGSKVPFYFTAFRMTINDKNFLIGMGIDITTLKQTEEELKKAHAELENRVEERTLELMQANARLSKEIEDRNKAEEKLKILRGLLPICANCKKIRDDKGSWNQIETYIKNHSEAEFTHGICQDCAKLLYPDFAEY